The Drechmeria coniospora strain ARSEF 6962 chromosome 02, whole genome shotgun sequence genome has a segment encoding these proteins:
- a CDS encoding protoheme IX farnesyltransferase yields the protein MRPPPRIPAAPAADLLCLAPGPIRRELRRRRWLSSATSLHAPRPVSLQPLAGAGFFLSNRLFERSGCLESLVAARRSRATSSYSATTTTADAPPAPTELPPHRRRRAQKQAEAGLRYPDSSLPANASTTLANLAAAQPANSLRRILPTLFSLSKPRLTVLVVLTAMAPYALYPVPEMLTPPMTDTPSLSPLTLLFLTTGTALCSASANALNMLYEPSTDAKMSRTRNRPLVRKLISTRSAALFAMLAGAAGVCALFYGVNPTVSFLGLSNIVLYAGIYTPLKAVTAFNTWVGAVVGGIPPLMGWAAAAGEAATNDGSWRELLFAADGSSAGGWLMAALLFAWQFPHFMALSWGIREEYKAAGLRMLAWTNPARNSRVALRYSLVFIPICLGLCAAGVTEPVFALTSLPINLWLVREAVRFWRYEGHKGSARGLFWATVWHLPGVMILALLHKKGMWSRAWKSAFGTPDDDGMWEEEELEEMATMTAARVAETAVKP from the coding sequence ATGCGGCCACCACCTCGAATCCCAGCCGCCCCCGCTGCGGACCTTCTTTGCCTTGCTCCTGGGCCAATTCGACGCGAGctgagacgacgacgatggctcTCGTCCGCCACGAGCTTGCATGCCCCGAGGCCCGTCAGCCTCCAGCCGCTGGCCGGAGCAGGTTTCTTTCTGTCCAATCGGCTGTTTGAGAGATCTGGCTGTCTCGAATCACTCGTCGCAGCTCGTCGATCTCGGGCGACCTCATCGTactcggccacgacgacgacggccgacgcgccGCCCGCTCCGACCGAGCTCCCtccccatcgtcggcgacgcgctCAGAAACAGGCAGAAGCCGGGTTGCGGTACCCCGACTCAAGCCTCCCCGCCAatgcctcgacgacgctggCGAACCTCGCGGCGGCCCAACCCGCCAACTCCCTGCGACGCATCCTTCCGACCCTCTTCTCCCTCTCGAAGCCGCGGCttaccgtcctcgtcgtcctgacAGCCATGGCCCCTTACGCCCTCTACCCAGTTCCCGAGATGctgacgccgccgatgaccGACACGCCGAGCCTGAGCCCGCTAACGCTGCTCTTCCTCACCACCGGCACCGCCCTCTGCTCGGCGAGTGCCAACGCGCTCAACATGCTTTACGAACCCTCGACCGACGCCAAAATGTCACGGACGAGAAACCGGCCGCTCGTGCGAAAGTTAATTTCCACCCGAAGCGCCGCCCTCTTCGCcatgctcgccggcgccgctggTGTCTGCGCCTTGTTCTATGGCGTGAACCCGACCGTCTCGTTCCTCGGCCTGTCCAACATCGTCCTGTACGCCGGAATATACACGCCTCTGAAGGCGGTAACTGCCTTCAATACCTGGGtaggcgccgtcgtcggtggcatACCCCCTCTCATGGGTTGGGCAGCCGCAGctggcgaggcggcgaccaATGATGGCTCATGGAGGGAGTtgctcttcgccgccgacggctcaTCCGCAGGTGGTTGGCTCATGGCCGCCCTGCTCTTTGCCTGGCAATTCCCTCACTTCATGGCCCTCAGCTGGGGCATCCGCGAGGAGTACAAGGCTGCCGGCCTGCGCATGCTCGCCTGGACGAATCCGGCCCGGAACTCGCGCGTTGCCCTGCGCTACAGCCTCGTTTTCATCCCCATCTGCCTCGGTCTCTGTGCCGCTGGCGTGACGGAGCCGGTCTTTGCGCTGACGAGCTTGCCCATCAATCTGTGGCTCGTACGGGAGGCCGTGCGCTTCTGGCGGTACGAAGGCCACAAAGGCAGCGCGCGGGGACTCTTTTGGGCCACCGTCTGGCACCTCCCCGGCGTCATGATCCTCGCACTTTTGCACAAGAAAGGCATGTGGAGCAGAGCCTGGAAGAGCGCGTTTGGCacccccgacgacgacggcatgtGGGAAGAGGAAGAGTTGGAGGAGATGGCGACCATGACGGCAGCCAGGGTGGCCGAAACGGCCGTCAAGCCGTGA
- a CDS encoding myb family transcription factor gives MPKRNANNTGSRTPLPDQMAAAGPGHPVLYTQQQQRNNVTTNYYAIPDTSDSNSSVGLHVQQQQQRQVCDDFPAPIPIPLVPHRASSGAWSPQDDNQLVLARMQGLNWSQIKDQYFPKKSPNACRKRHERLMERKGSDDWDNRKLQRLAKEYMGMRKEIWSGLAARTGEKWNVVEQKCMSNGIKNLQSAARAATRRERLENGPHFTGYDDDSGLSGIDLTPDGEIQPLSSYSSYPQSQQQFQQQQQQQQQQQHMQQHSPYAVAYAPPGYATQNDYSSSVSSTASMAAAVAAATASRRYTSHGSSERSSPYIDPERISGVDMGNGTAMNRSARRRGT, from the exons ATGCCGAAACGAAATGCCAACAACACCGGGTCGCGCACCCCCCTTCCCGATCAGATGGCCGCGGCTGGCCCCGGCCACCCGGTCCTATATACTCAACAGCAGCAACGCAACAACGTTACCACTAACTACTATGCCATACCGGATACATCCGACTCAAATTCTTCCGTGGGCCTCCATgttcagcagcagcagcaacggcaagTTTGCGACGATTTTCCAGCTCCCATCCCCATCCCGCTGGTACCGCACCGTGCCAGTTCCGGTGCCTGGAGCCCCCAGGACGACAACCAGCTCGTGCTCGCCCGCATGCAAGGGCTGAACTGGAGCCAGATAAAGGACCAGTACTTTCCGAAAAAGTCACCCAACGCTTGCCGCAAGCGTCACGAGCGTTTGATGGAGCGTAAAGGTTCCGATGACTGGGACAACCGCAAGTTGCAGCGGCTAGCCAAGGAGTACATGGGCATGCGCAAGGAAATATGGAGCGGCCTGGCGGCTCGTACGGGTGAGAAGTGGAATGTGGTCGAACAAAAG TGCATGTCCAACGGGATCAAGAACTTGCAGAGTGCTGCCCGCGCGGCAACACGGCGTGAACGTCTCGAGAATGGCCCGCATTTCACAGGATATGATGACGACAGCGGCCTGTCCGGGATCGACCTTACTCCTGATGGTGAAATCCAGCCCCTGAGCTCCTATTCCAGCTATCCGCAGTCCCAGCAACAGtttcagcagcagcaacagcagcagcagcagcagcagcataTGCAGCAACACAGTCCGTACGCAGTCGCCTACGCCCCGCCCGGCTACGCCACACAAAACGACTACTCGTCAAGCGTGagttcgacggcgagcatggcggcaGCGGTGGCGGCAGCGACAGCGAGCCGACGGTACACGTCACACGGCAGCAGCGAGAGGAGCAGCCCATATATCGACCCTGAGAGGATCTCTGGCGTCGACATGGGCAACGGAACGGCCATGAACCGCTCGGCTAGGCGTAGGGGGACATGA
- a CDS encoding Six-bladed beta-propeller, TolB-like protein: MGLSSAFLLLALAALTPFLYERSQVLVMFYNNAPERLVKINTFKSHSVKFADRIRSCEDVLLLEDEGIAVLACDPGRERWNTVMGVFAPGPVAAAGLYVYDYKVAADEDALRSIELVNFTTAADFHTLGMAYDKTTSTLYVSNHAKAGPRIETFKLSIGELTATHTRTIQHTLINGPNAIALINSDEFYVSNDHYFTATWSKALSKVETYLALPLGTVVHVKTHGGETRASVVARLPFANGIEILNSTTVAVASTSGSVVNLYDARRDGSLTYRSRIRVPFLPDNMSLSGGKLLIAGHPHPPALTKFTETRRICNDPDALEEASSEMKEYCAVGNAPSAVAEWSESTGLRMLYLDTLYPTSATAVRDVNRGVGIVSGLYAKGVLVWRN; encoded by the exons ATGGGCCTTTCATCTGCATTT CTGCTCTTGGCGCTCGCCGCCCTAACCCCCTTCCTCTATGAGCGAAGTCAGGTGCTGGTCATGTTTTACAACAATGCTCCCGAACGCCTCGTCAAGATCAACACGTTCAAAAGCCACAGCGTAAAATTCGCCGATCGCATCAGGAGCTGCGAAGATGTGCTGCTTCTAGAGGACGAGGGCATCGCCGTTTTGGCCTGTGACCCTGGTCGAGAGAGGTGGAACACGGTCATG GGCGTCTTTGCTCCTGgacccgtcgccgccgccgggctcTATGTGTACGACTACAAGGTTGCGGCCGATGAGGACGCGTTGCGGAGcatcgagctcgtcaacttcaccaccgccgccgactttCACACTCTCGGCATGGCATACGACAAGACCACGTCGACGCTCTACGTCTCGAACCACGCCAAAGCTGGTCCACGGATTGAGACATTCAAGCTGAGCATCGGCGAGCTCACAGCGACCCATACCCGGACGATTCAGCATACCCTCATCAACGGCCCCAACGCCATCGCGCTGATCAACAGTGACGAGTTTTACGTCTCCAACGACCACTATTTCACCGCAACCTGGTCCAAGGCGCTCTCCAAAGTAGAGACCTATCTAGCACTGCCTTTAGGAACCGTCGTGCACGTAAAAACACACGGCGGCGAAACCCGGGCCAGCGTCGTTGCACGCCTACCATTCGCCAACGGCATCGAGATTCTGAACAgcaccaccgtcgccgttgctTCAACCAGTGGTTCAGTCGTCAACCTGTATGATGCCCGGAGGGACGGTTCGCTCACCTATCGATCCCGCATTCGCGTTCCGTTTCTGCCCGACAACATGTCCCTCTCCGGGGGAAAGCTTCTCATCGCAGGCCATCCACATCCACCTGCTCTGACAAAATTTACGGAGACGCGGCGCATTTGTAACGATCCAGACGCGCTAGAGGAGGCGTCCAGCGAGATGAAAGAGTATTGCGCAGTCGGAAACGCACCATCTGCGGTCGCCGAATGGAGCGAGTCGACCGGCCTGAGAATGCTGTATCTTGATACGTTGTACCCAACCAGCGCCACGGCTGTGAGAGATGTAAACAGGGGAGTCGGCATTGTGTCTGGCCTATACGCAAAGGGAGTATTGGTCTGGAGAAATTGA
- a CDS encoding peroxisomal copper amine oxidase: MQAPMQQPDTTSIPGYIILPDPVDGAPSATAATQTHVHPLDPLSAAEITTAASLIRAFAAPKQVKFNCITLREPKKNEYAAFRSRLGPRPERRAFAVVLEQGTPHVAEVIVNLAKSAVEDWRGLEDVAPTLTLEDLDVMERVARKDPHVIAACAELGITDMASVYFDAWAIGVDDRWGFERRLQQGLPYYRASAHDNQYAHPLDFTVVADTETEEVLAVDVRRVDGARTKVPLAQHNYLPEFVADGYQPQRLKPIDITQPEGVSFQMRGNEIHWAGFKMHIGFNYREGIVLSDVRVDDPYEGRERTLFNRISVVEMVVPYGNPDPPHHKKHAFDVGEYGTGLMTNSLKLGCDCKGAIHYLDAMLSTNKGQAAVIKNAVCIHEEDNGLLYKHTDFRDANVVSARDRKLIISQIITAANYEYGFYHTFTLDGTYKLEVKLTGMLNTYCMAPGESAAPFGTEVAPGINAHNHQHIFSLRVDPEVDGPNNSIVQSDAVPYEAEVGSPENPFGNGFYCKKTPLRTAKEGAAVYCHETSRAWDIVNPNRLHAAAKKPVAYKIINTQCPTVLAKPGSTVYNRAAFARKALWVVPYRDYELFPAGDYVCQSTGAEGYKDNLSVLDWTNRDESIENTDIVCYIQFGLTHFPRTEDFPIMPAEPVSVMLRASNFFQKNPALWVPASQLSRDASSTNAFPTAGSCCGGGGKVQSHL; encoded by the exons ATGCAGGCCCCGATGCAGCAGCCAGACACGACCTCCATCCCGGGCTACATTATCCTCCCGGACCCGGTCGACGGtgcgccctcggcgacggccgccacccAGACCCATGTTCACCCCCTTG ATcccctctcggccgccgagatcacgacggcggcgagcctgATTCGCGCCTTCGCGGCGCCGAAGCAGGTCAAGTTCAACTGCATCACCTTACGCGAGCCCAAGAAGAACGAGTATGCCGCCTTCCGGTCCCGTCTCGGCCCCCGGCCCGAGCGCCGtgcctttgccgtcgtcctcgagcaggGCACCCCCCACGTCGCCGAAGTCATCGTCAACCTCGCcaagtcggccgtcgaggattgGCGCGGgctcgaggacgtcgccCCGACCCTGAcgctcgaggacctcgacgtcaTGGAACGCGTCGCCCGCAAGGATCCGcacgtcatcgccgcctgcgccgagctcggcatcaCCGACATGGCCTCCGTCTACTTCGACGCCTgggccatcggcgtcgacgaccgctGGGGCTTCGAGCGCCGGCTGCAGCAGGGCCTCCCCTACTACCGCGCCTCGGCCCACGACAACCAGTACGCCCACCCGCTCGacttcaccgtcgtcgccgacaccgAGACCGAGGaggtgctcgccgtcgacgtccgccgcgtcgacggcgcccgcaCCAAGGTGCCCCTCGCCCAGCACAACTACCTGCCCGagttcgtcgccgacgggtACCAGCCCCAGCGGCTCAAGCCCATCGACATCACCCAGCCCGAAGGCGTCTCCTTCCAGATGAGGGGCAACGAGATCCACTGGGCCGGCTTCAAGATGCACATCGGCTTCAACTACCGCGAGGGCATCGTCCTCTCCGACgtccgcgtcgacgaccccTACGAGGGGCGCGAGCGCACCCTCTTCAACCGCAtcagcgtcgtcgagatggtcGTTCCCTACGGCAACCCGGACCCGCCTCACCACAAGAAGCACGCCTTCGACGTGGGCGAGTACGGCACCGGCCTCATGACCAACTCGCTCAAGCTCGGCTGCGACTGCAAGGGCGCCATCCACTACCTCGACGCCATGCTCTCCACCAACAAGGGCCAGGCGGCCGTCATCAAGAACGCCGTCTGCATCCACGAGGAGGACAACGGCCTGCTCTACAAGCACACCGACTTCCGCGACGCCAACGTCGTCTCGGCGCGCGACCGCAAGCTCATCATCTCGCAAATCATCACCGCCGCCAACTACGAGTACGGCTTCTACCACACCTTcaccctcgacggcaccTACAAGCTCGAGGTGAAGCTGACGGGCATGCTCAACACCTATTGCATGGCCCCCGGCGAGTCGGCCGCGCCCTTCGGCACCGAGGTGGCCCCCGGCATCAACGCCCACAACCACCAGCACATCTTCTCGCTCCGCGTCGACCCCGAGGTGGACGGCCCCAACAACTCCATCGTCCAGAGCGACGCCGTGCCgtacgaggccgaggtcggctcGCCCGAGAACCCCTTCGGCAACGGCTTCTACTGCAAGAAGACGCCGCTCCGGACGGCCAAGGAGGGTGCCGCCGTCTACTGTCACGAGACGAGCCGGGCCTGGGACATTGTCAACCCCAACCGGCTCCACGCGGCAGCCAAGAAGCCCGTGGCCTACAAGATCATCAACACGCAGTGCCCCACCGTGCTCGCGAAGCCGGGGAGCACCGTCTACAACCGCGCCGCATTTGCCCGCAAGGCCCTCTGGGTCGTCCCCTACCGGGACTACGAGCTCTTCCCCGCCGGCGACTACGTCTGCCAATCgaccggcgccgagggctaCAAGGACAACCTGAGCGTGCTCGACTGGACGAACCGGGACGAGAGCATCGAGAACACGGACATTGTGTGCTACATCCAGTTCGGCCTGACGCACTTCCCTCGCACCGAGGACTTCCCCATCatgccggccgagccggTGAGCGTGATGCTGCGGGCGAGCAATTTCTTCCAGAAGAATCCGGCGCTGTGGGTGCCGGCGTCGCAGCTCAGCAGGGATGCGTCTTCGACGAACGCATTTCCCACGGCGGGCTCCTGCTGCGGCGGGGGCGGCAAGGTGCAGTCACATTTGTAA
- a CDS encoding plastocyanin-like domain-containing protein, with the protein MRSHRTFALVALVVAATVSAAPTLTVRQDASKTVPHTGVTHSVVAGLAGLRFDPDNVVAEIGDVIEWHFLPRNHSIAQSNFGNPCQPLADGASFFAGFNFFTQQGQAPDVFQIVVEDKKTIWYYCPQQGGSHCQNGMVGVINQNFDNQRFSLARHKELAAMTGVSVIPPVVQGGKVIRNPNPNGGF; encoded by the coding sequence ATGCGCTCTCATCGGACATTCGCGCTCGTTGCCCTGGTTGTGGCTGCCACTGTTTCCGCTGCACCGACTCTCACTGTTCGTCAAGATGCATCCAAGACAGTTCCTCACACGGGCGTCACTCACtctgtcgtcgccggccttgctGGTCTTCGCTTCGATCCCGACAACGTCGTTGCCGAAATTGGCGACGTCATCGAATGGCACTTTCTCCCGAGGAACCACTCCATTGCGCAGTCCAACTTTGGTAATCCGTGTCAGCCTCTAGCAGATGGTGCCTCATTTTTTGCCGGATTCAACTTTTTCACCCAGCAGGGCCAGGCCCCGGATGTGTTCCAAATTGTTGTCGAGGACAAAAAGACCATCTGGTACTACTGTCCCCAGCAGGGCGGCTCACATTGTCAGAACGGCATGGTCGGTGTCATCAACCAGAACTTTGACAATCAGAGATTCAGCCTTGCCCGTCACAAAGAGCTCGCTGCCATGACTGGTGTGTCCGTCATTCCGCCAGTTGTTCAGGGTGGAAAGGTCATCAGGAACCCAAACCCCAACGGGGGGTTTTAA